A part of Peromyscus maniculatus bairdii isolate BWxNUB_F1_BW_parent chromosome 10, HU_Pman_BW_mat_3.1, whole genome shotgun sequence genomic DNA contains:
- the Sepsecs gene encoding O-phosphoseryl-tRNA(Sec) selenium transferase isoform X2, with product MDSNNFLGNCGVGEREGRVASALVARRHYRFIHGIGRSGDISAVQPKAAGSSLLNKITNSLVLNVIKLAGVHSVANCFVVPMATGMSLTLCFLTLRHKRPKAKYIIWPRIDQKSCFKSMVTAGFKPVVIENVLEGDELRTDLNAVEAKVQELGPDRILCIHSTTSCFAPRVPDRLEELAVICANYDIPHVVNNAYGLQSSKCMHLIQQGARVGRIDVFVQSLDKNFMVPVGGAIIAGFNESFIQEISKMYPGRASASPSLDVLITLLSLGCNGYKKLLKERKEMFVYLSTQLKKLAETYDERLLQTPHNPISLAMTLRTLDGHHEKAVTQLGSMLFTRQVSGARAVPLGSVQTVSGHTFQGFMSHTDNYPCAYLNAAAAIGMKTQDVDLFIKRLEKCLNTIRKEQQKANVVVVSGVDDCNRARDVDVEEMTLKLDSVLGDKDQPPSS from the exons GTTCATCCATGGAATTGGACGATCCGGTGATATTTCTGCTGTGCAACCAAAAGCTGCAGGCTCTAGTCTCTTGAACAAAATTACCAATTCTTTGGTGCTTAATGTCATAAAGCTGGCCG GTGTTCATTCAGTGGCCAATTGCTTTGTAGTTCCTATGGCAACCGGCATGAGTCTAACCTTGTGTTTCTTAACATTACGACACAAAAGACCAAAGGCCAAGTATATCATATGGCCACGGATAGACCAGAAGTCCTGCTTTAAGTCCATGGTCACTGCAG GTTTTAAACCAGTGGTGATAGAAAATGTTTTGGAAGGCGACGAGCTGCGCACTGACCTGAATGCAGTGGAGGCTAAAGTCCAGGAACTCGGGCCTGATCGTATTCTGTGCATTCATTCTACTACGTCCTGCTTTGCTCCAAGGGTGCCCGATAG ATTAGAAGAACTGGCTGTGATTTGTGCTAATTATGACATTCCGCATGTAGTCAACAACGCTTATGGATTACAGTCTTCCAAGTGCATGCATCTCATTCAGCAG GGGGCTCGGGTTGGTAGAATCGATGTTTTCGTTCAGAGCTTGGACAAAAATTTTATGGTTCCAGTAGGTGGTGCTATAATTGCTGGCTTTAATGAGTCCTTCATTCAGGAAATCAGCAAGATGTATCCAG GTAGAGCGTCAGCTTCGCCGTCCTTAGACGTCCTTATCACCTTGTTGTCCCTTGGCTGCAATGGCTACAAGAAGCTGTTAAAGGAGAGAAAG gaaatgtttgtatatttgtccacCCAGCTGAAGAAATTGGCAGAGACCTACGATGAAAGATTGCTGCAGACACCTCACAACCCTATATCTTTag CTATGACACTTAGGACACTAGATGGACACCATGAGAAAGCTGTCACTCAACTTGGCTCAATGCTTTTTACCAGACAAGTTTCTGGAGCCAG GGCTGTGCCTCTTGGATCTGTGCAAACTGTGAGTGGCCATACTTTCCAAGGCTTCATGTCCCACACAGATAATTACCCTTGTGCTTACCTCAATGCGGCGGCAGCCATCGGGATGAAGACACAGGATGTGGACTTGTTCATAAAGAGACTTGAGAAGTGCTTAAACACaataagaaaagaacaacaaaaagcaaatgtTGTGGTTGTGTCTGGAGTTGATGATTGTAACAGAGCTCGAGATGTGGACGTTGAGGAAATGACTTTGAAACTAGATAGTGTCCTTGGTGACAAGGACCAACCACCTTCTTCAtga